The following coding sequences are from one Motacilla alba alba isolate MOTALB_02 chromosome 4, Motacilla_alba_V1.0_pri, whole genome shotgun sequence window:
- the EGR4 gene encoding early growth response protein 4, which produces MGIYVTAASLGTPEMAAAEGRSSPAPAIKGAAGRELRLSARAAPPPGPACPPRPRPGPAPAAPPQRPGPPPRHPPHRPKHPRASPAGSAAPAPSIPGTGPGSPSVARLVPEHPSDRGGHPERSRLIPGSPGAPPASPLSTQRLSLGIPRLTPGASRLSPSIPGSSQPDPPAPAASPGKMLNVMDFSCPDPLYSKYEESCEMKTGDLQGLGQPEQQLLAEADFLGGELLGVPGSGGAVDYSLLGSQPSPSLSYTGSFFIKAVPEHPQDQESLFNLMSGILGISPFASSEGHQRHLDALYPCAEAAQSQLDLYSSCQPEMSGSSPAPFPEPSYGAFPAAEGAQPLPGNTSQCFFQPKLLDSKQDIKLSSGSPPLDKFKATCAQWEPLSQQHQAYLPAGFHSPEGFPATESGQGLFPPLGSKMESVLSVSCQPELGSLAEDAACFGAHLGFGCEPENFPARGDFADSKIHALPAPLLPDFDASLAQPEVLPGLMSSAELLHPHPSPSVPPADFLGHATAPSLPSLLPPNPAAPAEPKKKARRSKCSSKCFCPKPHEKAFACPVENCVRSFARSDELNRHLRIHTGHKPFQCRICLRNFSRSDHLTTHIRTHTGEKPFSCDTCGRRFARSDEKKRHSKVHLKQKARSEEKLKGLGFFSVGLSFGTL; this is translated from the exons ATGGGCATTTACGTCACGGCAGCCTCACTGGGGACTCCAGAAATGGCTGCGGCGGAAGGTCGGagcagccccgctcccgctaTAaagggggcggcggggagggagcTCCGGCTGTCCGCTCGGGCtgcgccgccgccgggccctgcctgccccccccggccccgcccgggccCTGCCCCCGCAGCGCCCCCGCAGCGCCCGGGCCCCCCGCCCCGGCACCCCCCGCACCGCCCCAAGCACCCCAGGGCATCGCCTGCGGGGTCCGCGGCACCTGCCCCGAGCATCCCTGGCACCGGTCCGGGCTCCCCGAGCGTGGCCCGGCTCGTCCCCGAGCATCCCTCGGATCGGGGCGGGCACCCCGAGCGCTCCCGGCTCATCCCGGGCTCGCCCGGAGCACCCCCCGCCTCGCCCCTGAGCACCCAGCGGCTGTCCCTGGGCATTCCCCGGCTCACCCCGGGCGCCTCCCGGCTCTCCCCGAGCATCCCCGGCTCGTCCCAGCCCGACCCCCCCGCTCCGGCCGCGTCTCCAGGGAAGATGCTCAACGTTATGGATTTCTCCTGCCCGGATCCGCTTTACTCCAAGTACGAGGAGAGCTGCGAGATGAAAACCGGAGAcctgcagggcttggggcagcctGAGCAGCAACTTCTGGCAGAGGCCGATTTCCTTGGAG GTGAGCTGCTGGGTGTccccggcagcggcggggccgtggATTActccctgctgggcagccagccctccccttccctcagctACACCGGCAGCTTCTTCATCAAGGCGGTACCGGAGCACCCGCAGGACCAGGAATCCCTCTTCAACCTGATGTCGGGCATCCTGGGCATCTCCCCCTTCGCCTCCTCCGAGGGCCACCAGAGGCACCTGGACGCTCTTTACCCCTGTGCCGAGGCGGCTCAGAGCCAGCTGGACCTGTACTCGTCGTGCCAGCCCGAGATGAGCGGCTCCAGCCCGGCCCCGTTCCCGGAGCCGAGCTACGGCGCCTTCCCCGCGGCCGAGGGCGCCCAGCCCCTGCCGGGAAACACCTCGCAGTGCTTCTTCCAGCCCAAGCTCCTGGACAGCAAGCAGGACATCAAGCTGTCCTCCGGCTCTCCGCCCCTGGACAAGTTCAAGGCCACCTGTGCCCAGTGGgagcccctctcccagcagcaccaggcctACTTGCCCGCCGGCTTCCACTCTCCCGAGGGCTTCCCGGCCACCGAGAGCGGCCAGGGGCTGTTCCCCCCGCTGGGCTCCAAGATGGAGAGCGTCTTGTCCGTCAGCTGCCAGCCggagctgggcagcctggcagaggaCGCCGCCTGCTTTGGAGCCCATCTGGGCTTCGGCTGCGAGCCAGAGAACTTCCCGGCCCGCGGGGACTTCGCCGACAGCAAGATCCACGCCCTGCCCGCGCCGCTGCTGCCGGACTTCGACGCCTCCTTGGCCCAGCCCGAGGTCCTGCCGGGCCTGATGAGCTCCGCCGAGCTCCTCCACCCTCACCCCTCTCCTTCCGTGCCCCCCGCGGACTTCCTGGGCCACGCCACGGCCCCGtcgctgccctccctgctgccccccaACCCCGCCGCGCCGGCCGAGCCCAAGAAGAAGGCGCGGCGCAGCAAGTGCTCCTCCAAGTGCTTCTGCCCCAAGCCCCACGAGAAGGCGTTCGCCTGCCCGGTGGAGAACTGCGTCCGCAGCTTCGCCCGCTCCGACGAGCTCAACCGGCACCTGCGCATCCACACGGGCCACAAGCCCTTCCAGTGCCGCATCTGCCTGCGCAACTTCAGCCGCAGCGACCACCTGACCACGCACATCCGCACGCACACGGGCGAGAAGCCCTTCTCCTGCGACACCTGCGGCCGCCGCTTCGCCCGCTCCGACGAGAAGAAGCGCCACAGCAAGGTGCACCTCAAGCAGAAGGCGCGCAGCGAGGAGAAGCTCAAGGGCCTGGGCTTCTTCTCCGTGGGGCTCTCCTTCGGGACACTCTGA